In Silene latifolia isolate original U9 population chromosome X, ASM4854445v1, whole genome shotgun sequence, the following proteins share a genomic window:
- the LOC141617592 gene encoding uncharacterized protein LOC141617592 produces the protein MWSLDPSFQSVVQDVWNQPVSGTLMFQVAKKLKALKKPLKLLNRNKFADMEKDVGVAKAILDDLQIQMHNCPTDHVIMEAESEATISYRHLCKVLHSFLSQKVKIDWLKMGDENTSFFHGHIRTRQIHNRVMYIRGIDDSLYTNSHDIETAFLTYYKELLGSSQSTTHVHFPTVRTGPVISEAHADLLLAPVSADEIHSSFLSIPSVKSPGPDGFTSQFYKDSWEIVGVDTVAAI, from the coding sequence ATGTGGAGTTTAGATCCTTCATTTCAGAGTGTAGTGCAAGATGTCTGGAATCAACCTGTGTCTGGGACCTTAATGTTTCAAGTGGCTAAAAAACTTAAAGCATTGAAGAAACCACTGAAATTACTTAATAGGAACAAATTTGCTGATATGGAGAAAGATGTTGGGGTGGCCAAAGCTATTTTGGATGATCTACAAATTCAAATGCACAATTGTCCTACTGATCATGTTATTATGGAAGCTGAGTCTGAGGCTACTATTTCTTATCGACATTTGTGTAAGGTACTGCACTCCTTTCTTAGTCAGAAAGTAAAGATTGATTGGCTTAAGATGGGTGATGAGAATACTAGTTTTTTCCATGGTCATATTAGAACTAGGCAGATTCATAACAGGGTGATGTATATCAGGGGCATTGATGATAGTCTTTACACTAACTCTCATGATATAGAGACTGCTTTTTTAACATACTACAAGGAGCTGCTTGGGAGTTCTCAAAGTACCACACATGTACATTTCCCCACTGTTAGAACAGGGCCAGTTATTTCTGAGGCTCATGCTGATCTCCTTTTGGCACCTGTTTCTGCTGATGAGATTCATTCCAGTTTTCTCTCCATTCCTTCTGTGAAGTCTCCTGGGCCTGATGGCTTCACTAGTCAGTTCTACAAAGACTCATGGGAGATAGTTGGAGTTGATACTGTTGCTGCAATTTAA